Proteins encoded together in one Rhizobium sp. 11515TR window:
- the eutC gene encoding ectoine utilization protein EutC, with protein sequence MTRVLILTETDLRKIVRLDNDAVDCVEQAFAALATKAVEMPPIMRLDIPAHRGEVDVKTAYVPDLDSFAIKVSPGFFDNPSLGLPSTNGLMMLLSARTGLVEALLLDNGYLTDVRTAAAGAVAARHLSRPDSRIATILGAGMQARLQLRALTLVRPIEAARIWARDQAKADKLATELTAELGFPVVAEADAKKACRDADIIVTTTPADKPILDATWLQPGQHVTAMGSDAEHKNEIDPAAILKAAPYVADSLKQTRRLGELHHAIAAGLVSESADFPELGAIIAGKVPGRRSPETITLCDLTGTGVQDTAIATLAHRRAISAGAGQAIETTKASGD encoded by the coding sequence ATGACCCGTGTGCTGATCCTGACCGAAACAGATCTTCGCAAGATCGTTCGGCTCGATAACGATGCCGTCGATTGCGTCGAGCAGGCATTCGCGGCGCTGGCGACGAAGGCCGTGGAAATGCCGCCGATCATGCGGCTCGATATTCCCGCCCATCGCGGCGAGGTTGACGTGAAGACGGCCTATGTTCCCGATCTCGACAGTTTCGCGATCAAGGTAAGCCCCGGCTTCTTCGACAATCCATCACTTGGATTGCCAAGCACCAACGGGCTGATGATGCTCCTGTCGGCTCGCACCGGCCTTGTCGAGGCGCTCCTGCTCGACAATGGTTATCTGACGGATGTTCGAACCGCCGCGGCAGGGGCCGTGGCCGCACGGCACCTGTCCCGCCCGGATAGCCGGATTGCCACAATTCTCGGAGCCGGCATGCAGGCCCGCCTGCAATTGCGTGCGCTCACGCTGGTTCGGCCGATCGAAGCTGCTCGGATTTGGGCGCGCGATCAGGCAAAGGCCGACAAACTCGCGACGGAACTGACGGCGGAACTCGGCTTTCCCGTCGTGGCGGAGGCGGATGCCAAGAAGGCCTGCCGCGACGCCGATATTATCGTCACCACCACACCGGCGGACAAGCCGATCCTCGATGCCACCTGGCTGCAGCCGGGCCAGCACGTGACTGCCATGGGTTCCGACGCCGAACACAAGAACGAGATCGACCCAGCCGCCATCCTGAAGGCCGCGCCTTATGTTGCCGATAGTCTGAAACAGACGCGGCGGCTGGGCGAGCTTCATCATGCGATCGCCGCGGGGCTTGTGAGCGAGAGCGCCGATTTCCCTGAACTCGGCGCCATTATCGCCGGCAAGGTGCCAGGCCGCCGGTCGCCCGAGACGATCACGCTTTGCGATCTGACCGGGACGGGCGTGCAGGATACCGCCATTGCCACCCTTGCCCATCGCCGCGCCATCTCGGCCGGAGCGGGCCAAGCGATCGAAACGACAAAAGCATCAGGAGATTAA
- the ehuB gene encoding ectoine/hydroxyectoine ABC transporter substrate-binding protein EhuB, which yields MRSNFYRSLAAMGLTLGLAVSAHAASLEQIKKDGYIRGASANEVPYSYMDESGAAKGIGPDVAAAVLKSMGVKEVEWTVTPFGSLIPGLKAKRFDFVAAEQNILPERCKQVQFTTPNSSYGEGLLVPKGNPKKLHSYEDIKKDPSLKVAIVSGADQLDFFHGLGIPESQIVMIQANADALSTIQTGRADAYAATELTVAKLVQGSTNVEHAEPFTDPVINGKSVRSYGGFDFRPEDKELYKAFNTALEAFKKTDDYKKILMSYGLSAESVEAARTKSTEDLCAGK from the coding sequence ATGAGATCGAATTTTTACCGCAGCCTCGCCGCCATGGGCCTAACCCTCGGCCTCGCCGTTTCAGCCCATGCCGCCAGCCTCGAGCAGATCAAGAAGGATGGCTACATCCGCGGCGCCAGCGCCAATGAGGTTCCCTACAGCTACATGGACGAGAGCGGTGCCGCCAAGGGCATCGGCCCCGATGTTGCCGCCGCCGTTTTGAAGTCGATGGGTGTCAAGGAAGTCGAGTGGACCGTGACGCCGTTCGGGTCGCTGATCCCCGGCCTGAAGGCCAAGCGCTTCGATTTCGTTGCCGCCGAGCAGAATATCCTGCCGGAGCGCTGCAAGCAGGTGCAGTTCACCACGCCGAACTCCAGTTACGGCGAGGGACTATTGGTGCCAAAGGGCAATCCGAAGAAGCTGCATTCCTATGAGGATATCAAGAAGGATCCGTCGCTCAAGGTCGCGATCGTCTCGGGTGCCGATCAGTTGGACTTCTTCCATGGTCTCGGCATTCCGGAATCCCAGATCGTCATGATCCAGGCGAATGCGGATGCGCTGTCCACGATCCAGACCGGCCGTGCCGACGCCTATGCGGCAACCGAGTTGACTGTCGCCAAGCTCGTTCAGGGCAGCACGAATGTCGAGCATGCCGAGCCCTTCACCGATCCGGTGATCAACGGAAAATCCGTCAGAAGCTATGGCGGCTTCGATTTCCGGCCCGAGGACAAGGAACTCTACAAGGCCTTCAATACCGCTCTCGAAGCCTTCAAGAAGACCGACGACTACAAGAAAATCCTGATGTCCTATGGTCTCAGCGCCGAGAGCGTCGAGGCCGCGCGCACGAAGAGCACCGAAGACCTGTGCGCGGGCAAATGA
- a CDS encoding VOC family protein, which translates to MTNAASLGLPGLLGQDHTGITVPDLDEALDFFVRILGCRHAYTFGPIGDDEGDFMRQALGTHPRARIRRAALIRIGHGSNLELFEYEAPGQRRLGQKNSDIGAFHVGLYVEDIQAAKAYLDAQGITTRLGPLPISEGPNAGQSILYFQSPWGLQLEVISYPEGMAYEKTAETILWSPKSPEK; encoded by the coding sequence ATGACAAATGCCGCAAGCCTGGGATTGCCTGGCCTCCTGGGTCAAGACCATACGGGCATCACCGTTCCCGATCTTGACGAGGCACTCGACTTCTTCGTCCGAATACTCGGTTGCAGGCATGCCTATACCTTCGGCCCGATCGGCGATGATGAAGGCGATTTCATGCGCCAGGCGCTGGGCACTCATCCACGCGCCCGCATCAGGCGCGCGGCGCTTATCCGCATCGGTCACGGCTCCAATCTGGAGCTCTTCGAATATGAGGCACCGGGCCAGCGCCGCCTTGGGCAAAAGAACAGCGACATTGGCGCCTTCCATGTCGGACTTTACGTCGAAGACATTCAGGCGGCCAAGGCCTACCTCGATGCACAAGGCATCACGACCCGCCTCGGACCGCTCCCCATCAGCGAGGGACCGAATGCCGGACAAAGCATCCTCTATTTCCAGTCCCCCTGGGGCTTGCAATTGGAGGTCATCAGCTATCCGGAGGGCATGGCCTACGAAAAGACGGCCGAAACGATCCTTTGGTCGCCAAAATCTCCGGAAAAATGA
- the eutB gene encoding hydroxyectoine utilization dehydratase EutB, which produces MTMMVTLQDIEAARQRIAPNMLRTPLRLSQALSQRTGVPVHLKLENHQHTGSFKLRGATNALLRLDEKARSRGLVTASTGNHGRAVAHAAKTMGARAAICLSALVPANKVEAIRNLGADIRIVGHSQDDAMLEVKRLVRDEGMCFIPPFDDADVIAGQGTLGLEVADDLPETALVLVPLSGGGLASGVAAAIKSRLPAAKVVGVSMERGAAMAASLAAGRPTDVQEVETLADSLGGGIGLDNRLTFRMCQALLDNVILLSEEEIAAGIRHAALIEGLTVEGAGAVGIAALLAGKIKPDGLTVVIVSGGNIDPATHRAIVSGPDRGVAP; this is translated from the coding sequence ATGACAATGATGGTGACACTGCAGGATATAGAAGCGGCGCGGCAACGCATTGCGCCAAACATGCTGCGCACGCCGTTGCGGCTCTCGCAAGCTCTGTCCCAGCGGACGGGCGTTCCGGTTCATCTCAAGCTGGAAAATCATCAACACACGGGCAGTTTCAAGCTTCGCGGCGCCACGAATGCGCTTTTGCGCCTGGACGAAAAGGCACGTTCGCGTGGGCTTGTGACGGCATCGACCGGCAATCACGGCAGGGCGGTTGCCCATGCCGCCAAGACGATGGGCGCTCGCGCGGCCATCTGCCTGTCTGCACTTGTTCCCGCCAACAAGGTCGAGGCTATCCGAAATCTTGGCGCGGACATCCGTATCGTCGGGCACTCGCAGGATGATGCGATGTTGGAGGTCAAGCGCCTCGTCCGTGATGAGGGCATGTGTTTCATTCCGCCCTTCGACGACGCCGATGTCATTGCCGGTCAGGGCACGCTCGGGCTCGAGGTCGCAGACGATTTGCCGGAAACGGCGCTGGTTCTCGTACCGCTGTCGGGCGGCGGGCTGGCCTCGGGTGTTGCAGCCGCGATCAAGAGCCGTCTGCCGGCCGCCAAGGTGGTCGGCGTTTCGATGGAGCGCGGCGCGGCGATGGCGGCGAGCCTTGCGGCCGGTCGTCCAACGGATGTGCAGGAGGTAGAGACCTTGGCGGATTCGCTGGGTGGCGGCATTGGGCTCGATAACCGCCTGACGTTCCGAATGTGCCAGGCGCTTCTCGATAATGTCATCCTGCTTAGCGAGGAGGAGATCGCCGCCGGCATTCGCCATGCGGCCTTGATCGAGGGGTTGACCGTCGAAGGGGCGGGTGCCGTCGGGATAGCGGCCTTGCTCGCCGGCAAGATCAAGCCCGATGGTCTGACGGTTGTTATCGTGTCCGGAGGCAATATCGATCCGGCGACCCATCGGGCAATCGTGAGTGGTCCCGATAGGGGAGTGGCGCCATGA
- the doeB gene encoding N(2)-acetyl-L-2,4-diaminobutanoate deacetylase DoeB, whose translation MNSMSISKRPSPITPTVDFDRDGIQHGHLRLPWSRDDSAWGSIMIPICVIRNGEGPTALLTGANHGDEYEGPVALFDLARTLKPEEIKGRIIIVPAMNYPAFRAATRTSPIDKGNLNRSFPGRPDGSVTEKIADYFTRYLLPLADIVLDFHSGGRTLDFLPYAAAHALPDRSQEKACFDGVVAFSAPYSMRMIEIDAVGMYDTTAEEMGKVFVTTELSGGGTISARTASIAKRGVLNVLKHAGIVAGAPEVEATQWLDMPSSDCFVFSEADGLFEPLKDLGEMVSRGEIIARIHPIGRTGSEPLDYRAALDGVLAARHFPGLIKTGDCLAVVATLTEAP comes from the coding sequence ATGAACAGCATGAGCATATCCAAACGTCCATCGCCGATCACGCCGACAGTCGATTTCGATCGTGACGGCATCCAGCACGGGCATCTGCGCCTTCCCTGGTCGCGCGACGATTCCGCCTGGGGTTCGATCATGATCCCCATCTGCGTCATCAGGAATGGCGAAGGGCCGACGGCGCTTTTGACCGGGGCCAATCATGGCGATGAATATGAAGGGCCCGTTGCGCTTTTCGATCTCGCCCGCACGCTGAAGCCGGAGGAGATCAAGGGGAGGATCATCATCGTTCCGGCGATGAACTACCCTGCCTTCCGCGCAGCAACGCGCACCTCGCCGATCGACAAAGGCAACCTCAATCGGAGTTTTCCGGGCCGGCCTGATGGTAGCGTTACCGAGAAGATCGCCGACTATTTTACCCGCTACCTGCTGCCGCTTGCCGATATCGTGCTCGATTTTCATTCGGGCGGGCGCACCCTCGATTTCCTGCCCTATGCCGCAGCGCATGCTTTGCCGGATAGGAGCCAGGAGAAGGCCTGCTTCGATGGCGTTGTCGCGTTTTCTGCGCCCTATTCCATGCGGATGATCGAGATCGATGCCGTCGGCATGTATGACACCACCGCCGAGGAGATGGGCAAGGTCTTTGTGACCACGGAGCTTTCGGGCGGTGGAACCATATCGGCGCGCACGGCTTCCATTGCCAAGCGCGGCGTTCTGAATGTCCTGAAGCACGCCGGAATCGTCGCAGGCGCCCCGGAGGTCGAAGCGACACAATGGCTTGATATGCCGTCGTCAGACTGCTTCGTCTTTTCCGAGGCCGACGGCCTTTTCGAACCGCTCAAGGACCTGGGTGAAATGGTTTCGCGGGGCGAGATCATCGCCCGCATCCATCCGATCGGCCGCACCGGATCCGAGCCCCTTGACTATCGGGCGGCGCTGGATGGTGTTCTCGCCGCACGTCATTTCCCCGGCCTCATCAAAACCGGGGATTGCTTAGCCGTCGTCGCAACATTGACGGAGGCGCCCTGA
- the ehuC gene encoding ectoine/hydroxyectoine ABC transporter permease subunit EhuC — protein sequence MSWTHYLPALLKGAEVTALIAVASMFVGAILAFAAGLARFAGGRLLSAIAIVYIEIFRGTSLLVQLFWLYYALPLIGISFDPITTGIAGLALNIGAYGAEVVRGALQAVPDTQHEAARALNFGQGQTLFHVVLPQAVVEMMPAFGNLAVQNLKDTALVSLISISDLTFQAQQLRNITLDSVTIYSLTLIGYFIMALILVAFMRWLETILRRGVAFPGRAPA from the coding sequence ATGAGCTGGACACACTATCTGCCGGCATTGCTGAAGGGCGCGGAGGTGACGGCGCTCATCGCCGTTGCCTCGATGTTTGTCGGTGCCATCCTCGCCTTTGCGGCCGGCCTTGCGCGCTTTGCCGGAGGGCGGCTGCTCTCCGCAATCGCGATCGTCTATATCGAGATCTTTCGCGGCACGTCGCTTCTGGTGCAGCTTTTCTGGCTCTATTACGCGCTGCCGCTGATTGGCATCTCCTTCGATCCCATCACCACGGGCATCGCCGGCCTGGCGCTCAACATCGGCGCGTATGGCGCAGAGGTGGTGCGCGGCGCGCTGCAGGCGGTCCCCGATACGCAGCATGAGGCGGCGCGGGCGCTGAATTTCGGGCAGGGCCAGACGCTCTTCCATGTCGTCCTGCCGCAGGCCGTGGTCGAAATGATGCCGGCTTTCGGCAATCTCGCCGTTCAGAATCTGAAGGACACCGCCTTGGTGTCGCTCATTTCGATCAGCGATCTCACCTTCCAGGCGCAGCAATTGCGCAACATCACGCTCGACAGCGTGACGATCTACTCGCTGACGCTCATCGGATATTTCATCATGGCGCTCATTCTGGTTGCCTTCATGCGCTGGCTGGAGACGATTCTTCGCCGTGGCGTCGCTTTCCCGGGGAGGGCGCCGGCATGA
- a CDS encoding DUF3422 domain-containing protein, giving the protein MAVDFNSELHARPSIYFSGPALVEHIALSGTSPSISDLSHRVVVAEDAIEGPRTQVEFHTEFVTVTRVTPLEAEPSTWPAGSLSIDEAARLAGLTDWSFICRLEILICGSAPGELGPLLSALQFGDTAAPTIGGGAALVCSDFRVGDNGTSRTILFNHDLNAYRLGRMVRRVYEIETYRVMALLGFPEARRLGPVLGGYDRKLVELTNRHVSTSAEDHKRLLDEISQLSAEVISAAAQTRNRFGATAAYAKIVEERIAELRETHVPGFQRFGVFVARRFKAAVRSCEATALRLEQLSHATMHLIDLLQTRIQVEIEVQNAVQIQAMAERAETQVKIQRAVEGLSIIAISYYLLSLIKVAIETADHAGLHINPIYMLISIPVVIGAVALAILRVRHALKS; this is encoded by the coding sequence GTGGCAGTCGATTTCAATTCGGAACTTCACGCGCGGCCATCGATCTATTTTTCGGGTCCGGCGCTGGTCGAGCATATCGCCCTGTCGGGCACATCACCCTCGATCTCCGACCTGAGCCACCGTGTCGTCGTTGCCGAGGATGCAATCGAAGGCCCTCGGACACAGGTCGAGTTTCATACCGAATTCGTCACTGTCACCCGAGTTACGCCTCTTGAGGCCGAACCATCGACCTGGCCCGCGGGTTCGCTGTCGATCGATGAGGCGGCGCGGCTCGCCGGCCTGACCGACTGGTCGTTCATTTGCCGATTGGAAATTCTCATTTGCGGATCGGCGCCGGGCGAACTTGGACCTCTCCTTTCGGCTCTTCAATTCGGCGATACGGCGGCGCCCACGATCGGCGGCGGAGCCGCACTCGTTTGCTCGGATTTTCGCGTCGGAGACAACGGCACCAGCCGCACGATCCTCTTCAATCATGACCTCAATGCATACCGGCTCGGCCGTATGGTCCGCAGGGTCTATGAAATCGAGACCTACCGCGTCATGGCGCTTTTGGGCTTTCCGGAGGCGCGGCGGCTTGGTCCTGTTCTTGGCGGCTATGACCGGAAGCTTGTCGAATTGACCAATCGCCACGTATCGACCTCTGCCGAAGATCATAAGCGACTGCTCGATGAGATTTCCCAGCTTTCCGCGGAGGTGATCTCCGCGGCGGCGCAGACGCGCAATCGTTTCGGTGCCACGGCAGCCTATGCCAAGATCGTCGAGGAACGCATCGCCGAGCTGCGCGAGACCCATGTCCCAGGTTTTCAGCGTTTCGGGGTTTTCGTCGCGCGCCGCTTCAAAGCGGCGGTCAGGAGTTGTGAGGCGACTGCATTGCGCCTGGAGCAACTGTCGCATGCGACCATGCATCTGATCGATTTGCTCCAGACCCGCATCCAGGTGGAGATCGAGGTCCAGAACGCCGTTCAGATCCAGGCCATGGCCGAGCGCGCTGAAACCCAGGTCAAAATCCAGCGGGCGGTCGAGGGTCTCTCGATCATCGCCATCAGCTACTACCTTCTGAGCCTGATCAAAGTCGCGATCGAGACGGCGGATCATGCCGGCCTTCACATCAATCCAATCTACATGCTGATCTCCATTCCCGTGGTGATCGGAGCAGTCGCCCTTGCGATCCTGAGGGTCAGGCACGCGCTGAAATCCTGA
- the lpdA gene encoding dihydrolipoyl dehydrogenase → MKEIVCKLLVIGAGPGGYICAIRAGQLGVDTVIVESTKAGGTCLNIGCIPSKALIHAAEEFEKVSHMTSPNALGITVEAPKLDLAQTIRWKDGIVGRLNGGVLGLLRKSKVKIVHGQATFRDGKTVEVETETGTQVIRAETVVIATGSEPVELPLLPFGGAILSSTEALSLASVPNTLAVVGGGYIGLELGTAFAKMGAQVTVVEAMPQILPQYDAELVKPVAKRLHELGVRVLTGAKAKAYSGGALLIETAAGEEERIAADKVLVTVGRKPRTEGWGLEELDLDRAGRFIRIDERCRTSMRGVYAIGDVTGEPMLAHRAMAQGEMVAEIVAGRKRVWDKRAIPAVCFTDPEIVTAGLSPDEARAQGYEIRVGLFPFAANGRAMTTQSEDGFVRAVARADTNLVLGLQAVGAGVSELSSAFSLALEMGARLEDIAGTIHAHPTRSESLQEAALKALGHALHI, encoded by the coding sequence ATGAAAGAAATCGTCTGCAAGCTCCTCGTCATCGGCGCCGGACCCGGCGGCTATATCTGCGCCATCCGCGCCGGTCAGCTTGGCGTCGATACGGTGATCGTCGAATCCACAAAGGCTGGCGGCACCTGCCTGAATATTGGCTGCATCCCCTCCAAAGCGCTGATCCACGCGGCCGAGGAGTTCGAAAAGGTCAGCCACATGACCAGTCCCAATGCGCTTGGAATCACCGTCGAGGCACCCAAGCTTGATCTCGCGCAGACCATACGCTGGAAGGATGGCATCGTCGGCCGGCTGAACGGCGGCGTACTCGGTCTTTTACGCAAGTCCAAGGTCAAGATCGTGCATGGCCAGGCGACGTTCCGCGACGGCAAGACCGTCGAAGTCGAGACCGAGACCGGAACTCAGGTCATCCGTGCCGAAACGGTTGTCATTGCGACAGGCTCCGAGCCGGTCGAGTTGCCGCTGCTGCCCTTTGGCGGAGCGATCCTTTCGTCCACCGAAGCGCTGTCGCTGGCGAGTGTGCCCAATACACTTGCTGTCGTCGGCGGCGGCTATATCGGCCTGGAACTCGGCACAGCCTTTGCCAAGATGGGCGCGCAGGTCACCGTGGTCGAGGCGATGCCGCAAATCCTGCCGCAATATGACGCCGAACTCGTCAAGCCCGTTGCCAAGCGCCTACATGAGCTTGGTGTGCGCGTTTTGACTGGAGCGAAGGCGAAAGCCTATTCGGGAGGGGCGCTGCTGATCGAGACCGCTGCTGGCGAAGAAGAGCGGATCGCCGCGGACAAGGTTCTCGTCACAGTCGGACGCAAGCCGCGCACGGAAGGTTGGGGCCTCGAAGAACTCGATCTCGATCGCGCCGGCCGTTTCATCCGCATCGATGAACGCTGCCGCACATCCATGCGCGGCGTCTACGCGATCGGCGATGTCACCGGCGAGCCAATGCTTGCCCATCGTGCCATGGCGCAGGGGGAGATGGTCGCTGAGATCGTTGCCGGCCGCAAGCGTGTTTGGGATAAACGCGCCATTCCCGCTGTCTGCTTCACCGATCCCGAGATCGTCACCGCGGGGCTTTCACCCGATGAAGCGCGCGCTCAGGGCTATGAAATCCGCGTCGGTCTCTTTCCCTTCGCTGCCAATGGTCGGGCGATGACGACCCAGTCGGAAGATGGTTTTGTGCGGGCTGTAGCGCGCGCGGACACCAATCTTGTGCTCGGCCTGCAGGCGGTTGGTGCCGGCGTCTCGGAACTGTCAAGCGCGTTCTCGCTGGCACTCGAGATGGGCGCGCGGCTGGAAGACATCGCGGGCACGATCCACGCCCATCCGACCCGCAGCGAAAGCCTGCAGGAAGCCGCATTGAAAGCGCTTGGCCATGCTCTGCACATCTGA
- the doeA gene encoding ectoine hydrolase DoeA (DoeA (degradation of ectoine A) is also called EutD (ectoine utilization D).) encodes MSEPTLNFTRAEYAERLEKTRRAMEKAGVDLVIVTDPSNMHWLTGYDGWSFYVHQCVLVPDTGEPIWYGRGQDANGAKRTAYLAHDNIIGYHDHYVQSNERHPMDLLSKIIEERGWANATIAVEMDNYWFTAAAYASLVKHLPNARFKDAQGLVNWQRAVKSLTELGYMRKAGRIVEAMHQRIVEKVEPGIRKSDLVAEIYDAGIRGVDGFGGDYAAIVPLLPSGADASAPHLTWDDKPMKSGEGTFFEIAGCYRRYHCPLSRTVFLGKPTQAFLDAEKATLEGMEAGLAAAKPGNVCEDIANAFFSVLKKYGIVKDNRTGYPIGLSYPPDWGERTMSLRPGDRTELLPGMTFHFMTGLWLEDMGMEITESIVITESGVECLSNVPRRLVVK; translated from the coding sequence GTGAGCGAACCGACCCTCAATTTCACCCGCGCCGAATATGCCGAGCGGCTCGAAAAGACGCGCCGCGCCATGGAAAAGGCCGGTGTCGATCTCGTCATCGTCACCGATCCATCCAATATGCATTGGTTGACCGGTTATGACGGTTGGTCCTTCTATGTGCATCAATGCGTGCTGGTGCCTGATACCGGCGAGCCGATCTGGTACGGGCGCGGCCAGGATGCCAATGGCGCCAAGCGCACGGCCTATCTCGCCCATGACAATATCATCGGCTATCACGATCACTATGTGCAGTCGAACGAGCGCCATCCGATGGATCTGCTCTCGAAGATCATAGAGGAGCGCGGCTGGGCGAACGCCACGATCGCCGTCGAGATGGACAATTATTGGTTCACCGCCGCGGCCTATGCTTCGCTCGTCAAGCATCTGCCGAATGCCCGTTTCAAGGATGCCCAGGGGCTCGTCAACTGGCAGCGCGCCGTCAAAAGCCTGACCGAGCTCGGCTATATGCGCAAGGCAGGTCGCATCGTCGAAGCCATGCACCAGCGGATCGTCGAGAAAGTCGAGCCGGGCATTCGCAAATCCGATCTGGTCGCCGAAATCTACGATGCCGGCATTCGCGGCGTCGATGGCTTCGGCGGCGATTATGCCGCGATCGTTCCCTTGCTGCCGTCGGGCGCGGATGCCTCCGCTCCGCATCTGACCTGGGACGACAAGCCGATGAAGAGCGGCGAGGGCACCTTCTTCGAGATCGCCGGCTGCTATCGCCGCTATCATTGCCCGCTGTCGCGCACCGTCTTTCTTGGCAAGCCGACGCAGGCCTTTCTCGATGCGGAGAAGGCGACGCTTGAGGGCATGGAGGCCGGCCTTGCCGCCGCCAAGCCAGGTAACGTCTGCGAGGATATCGCCAACGCCTTTTTCTCGGTCCTGAAGAAATACGGGATCGTCAAGGATAACCGCACCGGCTATCCGATCGGCCTTTCCTATCCGCCGGATTGGGGCGAGCGGACCATGAGCCTGCGCCCCGGCGATCGCACCGAATTGCTACCGGGCATGACCTTTCATTTCATGACAGGCCTCTGGCTGGAAGACATGGGTATGGAAATCACCGAAAGCATCGTCATCACGGAGAGCGGCGTCGAGTGCCTCTCCAACGTTCCCCGACGGCTTGTCGTGAAGTGA
- the ehuD gene encoding ectoine/hydroxyectoine ABC transporter permease subunit EhuD, with protein sequence MMYGFTWDTSTTLSFALSILPILGIGLIVTLEAAAAGFAIALVIGLVFALLRRSRFVAISWPTAFVIEFLRDTPLLVQLFFLYYVLPIYGIVLPAFLTGALALGLQYSAYTSEVYRGGLDAVPLGQWEAATALNLSRGRTYWDIIIPQAITRIIPAMGNYLVSMLKETPVLSVVTVVDMLNLANLIGDRTFEYLVPLSLVGLIFLILTLVCSAAIHWLEKALPKNGIALK encoded by the coding sequence ATGATGTATGGCTTCACCTGGGATACGTCGACGACGCTGTCTTTCGCATTGTCGATCCTGCCGATCCTCGGCATCGGCCTGATCGTCACGCTGGAGGCGGCAGCCGCCGGTTTTGCGATCGCGCTTGTTATCGGCCTTGTCTTCGCCTTGCTGCGGCGCAGCCGTTTCGTGGCCATCTCCTGGCCGACGGCTTTCGTCATCGAGTTCCTGCGCGATACGCCGCTGCTCGTCCAGCTCTTCTTCCTCTATTATGTCCTGCCGATCTACGGCATCGTATTACCTGCTTTCCTGACCGGCGCGCTGGCGCTCGGGCTGCAATATTCGGCCTATACGTCGGAGGTCTATCGCGGCGGCCTGGATGCCGTGCCGCTCGGACAATGGGAAGCTGCGACGGCGCTCAATCTCAGCCGCGGCCGCACCTATTGGGATATCATAATCCCACAGGCGATCACCCGCATCATTCCGGCCATGGGCAACTATCTCGTCTCCATGCTGAAGGAGACGCCGGTCCTGTCGGTCGTCACGGTGGTCGACATGCTCAATCTCGCCAATCTCATCGGAGATCGGACGTTCGAGTATCTGGTGCCGCTTTCTCTCGTCGGCCTGATCTTTCTCATCCTCACGCTCGTCTGCTCGGCGGCCATTCATTGGCTCGAAAAGGCGTTGCCGAAAAACGGAATTGCTCTCAAATGA